A stretch of Coccidioides posadasii str. Silveira chromosome 2, complete sequence DNA encodes these proteins:
- a CDS encoding uncharacterized protein (BUSCO:269939at4751~EggNog:ENOG410PJAT~COG:U~BUSCO:3698at33183), producing MFFKPVDLTTALRPALLEDESLLFVQDMVGLYEGKYKIPNYQNGHAYLTSHRICYVGASEPRKYSVTVDLKEVERVEYQAGFLRSSPKIAIYPKPSRKPPGKGAVKVERASSPKLSSSSSQRAASPSLRQVNGSLPRASTANWVCPICTFSNPVPSNFDPSTATASTPLPPCLACGIKPPLTTLLKAAIASATNRIVTNPTALQPSQPHEQVDTLPISRDNSGDILELSRSIAKSHITTCPRCTFANHPSLLECEMCGAPLKHLGNNTPDRLDSPAPLFLTSQLENTEINESMKLSFRGGGEKVFHERLNDALIQRKWLLHDAPPVPQMSLYPGPQGISATGGDSSPVEEGSPQPKGVGIAGLERRGFHTRKINETVIGNAFEDLEALMASAKEIVALAETLATETGVKPNDHSTLEADAVLSQSAAALGMITTKDMLGSGSSSETLYLSELSRNLAEYLTDDREGVLRREGGIMSLIDLWAIFNRRRNGVELVSPADFHKAAELWEKLKLPVRLRRFKSGLLVVQPHDWTDERCIRLLESWMNELQTDSPAAEVPWDWTLYGRGVTAQEAAQRFGWSVGVASEELEMAEDRGVLCREEGIEGTRFWRNHILITENGEGSMTQK from the exons ATGTTCTTCAAACCAGTTGATCTCACCACCGCCCTGCGCCCCGCGCTGCTTGAGGATGAATCACTGCTGTTTGTCCAGGACATGGTAGGATTGTACGAAGG AAAATACAAGATACCCAACTACCAGAATGGCCATGCTTACCTGACTTCGCATCGCATCTGCTATGTCGGGGCTTCCGAACCCCGTAAATACTCAGTAACGGTTGACCTGAAAGAAGTGGAGCGGGTAGAATATCAG GCGGGCTTTCTGAGATCGTCACCGAAGATTGCAATATACCCCAAACCTTCGAGGAAACCTCCAGGGAAAGGTGCCGTCAAGGTTGAACGTGCTTCATCACCAAAACTTTCATCTTCCTCATCACAGAGAGCTGCAAGTCCTTCACTTCGCCAGGTAAATGGATCGTTGCCCAGAGCTTCAACTGCAAATTGGGTCTGCCCAATTTGCACTTTCTCGAATCCTGTTCCCTCCAACTTTGACCCATCCACAGCCACAGCTTCTACTCCACTTCCGCCATGTCTAGCCTGTGGAATCAAGCCACCCCTTACGACACTTCTAAAAGCAGCTATTGCATCTGCGACAAATCGCATCGTCACAAATCCTACAGCTCTACAGCCGTCTCAACCCCATGAGCAGGTTGATACGCTGCCAATAAGCCGCGACAATAGCGGAGATATTCTTGAACTGTCGCGTTCCATAGCCAAAAGCCATATAACTACTTGCCCACGATGTACCTTCGCAAACCACCCTTCCCTCCTGGAATGTGAAATGTGTGGTGCACCTCTTAAGCATTTAGGAAACAATACCCCTGATCGATTAGATTCCCCGGctcctctctttcttactTCTCAGTTAGAGAATACGGAAATCAACGAGAGTATGAAACTGTCATTTCGTGGAGGCGGGGAGAAAGTTTTTCATGAGAGACTTAACGATGCTCTGATCCAAAGGAAGTGGCTCCTTCACGATGCCCCGCCTGTCCCTCAGATGTCACTTTATCCCGGACCTCAAGGAATCTCAGCCACCGGGGGAGATTCCTCTCCTGTTGAAGAAGGGTCGCCCCAGCCAAAAGGCGTTGGAATTGCCGGGCTTGAGCGTCGCGGTTTTCATACAAGAAAGATTAACGAAACAGTAATTGGAAATGCTTTTGAAGACCTTGAGGCGTTGATGGCATCGGCTAAGGAGATTGTCGCCCTAGCTGAAACCTTGGCCACAGAAACCGGAGTAAAGCCAAATGATCACTCTACTCTTGAAGCGGATGCAGTCCTGTCGCAATCCGCCGCCGCTCTTGGAATGATAACAACGAAAGACATGCTTGGCTCAGGCAGCAGCTCGGAGACACTGTATCTTTCCGAACTATCACGTAATCTCGCTGAATACTTGACAGACGACCGAGAAGGCGTACTTCGCCGTGAAGGTGGCATCATGAGTCTTATAGACCTTTGGGCTATTTTCAACCGACGCCGAAATGGGGTGGAGCTCGTTAGTCCGGCCGATTTTCACAAAGCGGCAGAGCTATGGGAGAAGCTCAAACTTCCTGTGCGGTTACGTCGATTCAAAAGCGGGTTATTGGTCGTTCAGCCGCACGATTGGACGGATGAAAGATGCATTCGTCTTCTTGAATCGTGGATGAATGAACTACAAACTGATTCTCCTGCTGCAGAGGTACCTTGGGATTGGACACTTTATGGCAGAGGAGTAACGGCGCAAGAAGCCGCTCAGCGCTTTGGATGGAGCGTTGGTGTCGCATCCGAAGAGCTGGAAATGGCTGAAGATCGAGGTGTTCTCTGCCGAGAAGAAGGTATCGAGGGTACTCGATTCTGGCGGAACCACATTTTGATAACCGAAAATGGTGAAGGCTCTATGACTCAAAAATGA
- a CDS encoding uncharacterized protein (EggNog:ENOG410PKKJ~COG:S) — MESVLAKSVFRSRAIRQSSILCGPTTLTVTSSPQCHPRTFEQRRTIAWGGRPGGPDWQSRFESKLRRSIEKANRMLFHKCSHGMRPRSEWYRWQHGNLWGWSQFGSLGPHRGPGDGPGWSPWKWGQSSWEKEFTAEQQRFEQEFEEFKRRIHADPYGMLFGRRLMRLHPFPLGPKDDTLSALWRYLFGIENSAASSKERRHRHGDETACTANANVHSHSDGFQKASPDKEALFEFDPISGRMVPKDCPNTTVENAPFEKIAHDTFDIPMKRSRSELADNRSRCTKVEVSENSPLLDQKRDCDSSVEGPRIDRRNASSSSQGINKSGQKRSDGVFLMGAPQSQGEVNDLGSSITNTSLDSELGMDTSNSSALRVEDEKPGSRAPQIRCAQSVFDKFKDYLTCKPETYTHDRGVLANTWSAKEMALEDVPHKCRPVLHNVPYEDPERMNIDSLRANDVRASFERRNPELETQRWESKIDHIVNSQAVNALGARGNSNETTGANDDASCTATDIGDKGKVEDTTGQTQTSYESVYGEVTPKDTQAQASTRVNDSVSEMDIDLEVPITDTNTSRLTLLMRAGRTLDRIERTSSAIRASLGDTLKSSADVPTEYKILAYDSSTMKVLDAVITSTFSFDFTPLHPIEAISRLNKPSKFLAFFSSLTSQGYEIFSASGDVLVFKKTRRGDFETSQGDESGTPVSSSSGSIHSPRRATELDGESIDELEANGSTSTLQARTPLNRQESCVNPGRESMHSPQGAMRLEQESIEDFEAKRTGSSELKPSGAQGEPVASIDKQPVHSPSQAAQRERESIKEFETSTLKSTTSHPSTMVRRQETHFTGGPPNWSPYDPNEKSRLSPPQGAGTARKKEEGFLSSFRRAIRRAVLAGVVAGGTCYAIGVVAEYFRTGGQDGLGPRGFTGLEGR, encoded by the coding sequence ATGGAATCGGTTCTGGCTAAATCAGTCTTTCGGAGCCGAGCCATTCGGCAATCGAGTATACTCTGTGGCCCTACGACGTTAACAGTTACTTCTAGTCCCCAGTGCCATCCTCGTACCTTTGAGCAACGACGGACGATAGCATGGGGTGGTCGTCCAGGTGGCCCGGACTGGCAGTCACGATTTGAGTCAAAGCTACGACGCTCCATTGAAAAAGCAAATCGCATGCTTTTCCATAAATGCTCTCATGGGATGCGCCCACGGTCGGAATGGTATCGTTGGCAACATGGAAATCTCTGGGGCTGGTCTCAATTTGGGTCATTGGGGCCTCATAGGGGACCGGGCGATGGGCCTGGATGGTCACCCTGGAAATGGGGCCAATCGTCCTGGGAAAAAGAATTCACAGCTGAACAACAACGCTTTGAACAGGAATTTGAGGAGTTCAAACGGCGGATTCATGCGGATCCATATGGCATGCTCTTTGGGAGGCGCCTTATGCGGCTACACCCTTTCCCGCTTGGTCCGAAGGATGATACCCTGTCAGCCCTTTGGCGATACCTCTTTGGAATTGAAAATAGTGCTGCCTCATCTAAGGAACGAAGGCATCGCCATGGAGACGAAACCGCTTGCACCGCGAACGCGAACGTACATAGCCATTCCGATGGTTTCCAAAAGGCATCTCCAGACAAGGAagctctgtttgagtttgaTCCAATAAGCGGCCGGATGGTGCCCAAGGACTGCCCAAATACAACCGTGGAAAATGCACCATTCGAAAAGATCGCACATGATACGTTTGATATTCCCATGAAAAGGTCACGCTCAGAGCTAGCAGATAATAGGAGTCGTTGCACAAAGGTCGAAGTGTCTGAAAACTCGCCTTTGCTGGATCAGAAGCGTGACTGCGATTCTTCGGTCGAGGGACCGAGAATAGATCGGCGTAACGCTTCATCCAGCTCACAAGGGATAAACAAGTCTGGCCAGAAGAGAAGCGATGGAGTCTTTCTGATGGGTGCCCCACAGAGTCAGGGTGAGGTGAATGACCTTGGTTCTTCGATTACGAATACTTCCCTGGACAGCGAACTGGGCATGGACACATCAAACAGCAGCGCGTTACGAGTTGAAGACGAAAAGCCGGGATCACGGGCACCACAAATACGCTGTGCACAGTCTGTCTTTGATAAATTCAAGGATTATCTTACTTGCAAGCCTGAGACATACACACACGATCGAGGCGTGTTAGCAAATACTTGGAGCGCGAAGGAAATGGCTCTAGAAGATGTTCCACATAAGTGTCGACCTGTTTTGCATAATGTTCCATACGAGGATCCGGAACGAATGAACATTGATTCTCTACGCGCCAACGACGTGCGTGCATCCTTTGAGCGTCGGAATCCCGAGCTTGAAACCCAAAGATGGGAATCGAAAATTGATCATATAGTTAATTCCCAGGCCGTTAACGCATTGGGGGCACGTGGAAATTCAAATGAAACCACCGGTGCAAACGATGATGCTTCATGTACTGCAACCGATATTGGTGATAAGGGAAAAGTCGAGGACACTACCGGACAAACGCAAACCAGCTACGAAAGCGTGTATGGTGAGGTCACTCCCAAGGACACACAAGCCCAAGCGTCTACAAGGGTGAACGATTCTGTGTCCGAGATGGACATCGACCTAGAAGTACCTATTACGGACACCAATACAAGCCGTCTGACGCTACTCATGAGGGCTGGGAGAACCTTGGATAGAATTGAAAGGACAAGTAGCGCCATTCGAGCTTCACTGGGAGACACCTTAAAGAGTTCCGCAGACGTTCCAACAGAATACAAGATTCTTGCATATGACTCGTCAACAATGAAGGTTCTGGATGCTGTTATAACTTCAACTTTCTCTTTCGATTTTACTCCTCTCCATCCAATAGAGGCGATATCTCGATTGAACAAACCTTCGAAGTTTCTTGCCTTTTTTTCGTCACTGACATCTCAGGGCTACGAGATTTTCTCGGCCAGCGGTGACGTACTTGTCTTCAAGAAGACACGACGAGGCGATTTTGAGACATCCCAGGGGGATGAGTCTGGTACAcctgtttcttcttcaagcGGGTCTATACATTCACCGAGAAGAGCCACTGAGCTAGATGGAGAGTCTATCGATGAATTGGAGGCTAACGGATCCACCTCCACTTTGCAAGCAAGGACTCCTTTAAATAGACAAGAGAGCTGTGTAAACCCCGGAAGAGAGTCTATGCACTCACCTCAAGGAGCTATGCGGCTTGAACAAGAATCCATCGAGGACTTTGAAGCCAAGAGGACCGGATCATCAGAACTGAAACCTTCTGGTGCACAGGGTGAACCCGTCGCGAGCATTGATAAACAGCCCGTGCATTCACCGAGTCAGGCGGCCCAAAGGGAACGAGAATCCATCAAAGAGTTTGAAACTAGCACGCTGAAATCGACCACCTCGCATCCTTCCACCATGGTCCGGCGACAGGAGACCCATTTCACGGGCGGACCGCCAAATTGGTCACCATACGACCCAAATGAGAAATCGAGACTTTCGCCTCCTCAAGGCGCCGGAACCGCGaggaagaaggaggaggGTTTTCTGTCGTCGTTTCGGAGAGCGATTCGTCGTGCTGTGTTGGCTGGAGTGGTTGCTGGGGGCACTTGTTATGCAATTGGTGTTGTCGCAGAATATTTTAGGACTGGAGGGCAAGATGGTTTGGGGCCGAGAGGATTCACGGGTCTTGAGGGCAGATAA